CTCCGAGCGTGTACAACCCTATTTCGTCCATACGCGTGACTGTCACGGCAGAACTGGAGGAGGTGTATCTGGGAACTCGTGAGccaacgcgggactcacgaggccctacatcaaggcgggttgcgcctgaatctTCTGGCGCGGAGCATGCTTACAAAACCTATGTGATGGGGGCGACCTGCGCCGAATGAACCTCCGGAggctatcgcatgagaaggccgaaCACCaaggaccccaggaggtgacgtgaacgggaccggcccgctAGACATAGCTCGGTCgcttggatttatcgacgctgcagggaagcacccgagcatagacgtcgtgcccagtcttctcatgcaacaaACCCGGGGAAGGACACTCGGCGCGCTGCTCCTGCGACGAAGAAGCGCCGAACTGCGGTTGTATGAACCGAGCCGTGCGCCCTGACTCACCCACTCTCGATTAGCTCACGCGaggacaaggcaccaaggaccccgggaggtgacgtgcacgggagctggcccgcAAGACAGAGCTCAGTCGCTTGGATTTATCAATGATATACTTTttccttttgcgagaggcacgaccatgcctttTGCGAAAGAAATGCGTGCCTCCACGAGAAATAAATATGTGCCTCTCATGAAAGGAAAAAAACACGTGTTTTTCTATTTTACGAgtggcacgggcgtgcctctcgcGTAAGCAAATTCGTACCTCCACAAGAAATAAAATTGTGACTTTCGCagggaaaaaaataaaatatacttttttcatatattttttgtCCAAAACCTAAGAAAAACCGAAGACCCAAAAAAATTCATCTAAAAGCCAAAAAAGaccacaaaaaaataaaaatgaaagacAAAATTCGGAGTGAGCGTCCATAGCGCGACACGTGGCCGTGGCTGAGAGCGTCAAGTGGCGCGCTCCGAGACCACCTCAAATGACCTTGTGGGGGTTTGTGAAGGAGTACTCTTTAATTACTCGTCTTAATCACTCGTTGGGTGAAATTCAAGGCATCAGTTGGGTTggtctaaggctggtcatagtgggagtaacataggtagtaacatagatgccacataagcaaaaatgatgatgtggcaaatagttaatgaggagagaagcaaatagagtaacataatatgttaccatcacatagcggtttccaatgcataatgagtctacaaagtaataaatgaaggcaactatgttaccacacctatgacactacccactatgaaggtagtaacatagactagtaacatatgtatgttactagtgtaagttactcccactatgaccagcctaagcattTCCTTTGGAGACCAGAAATGGCAGGACGCGCAAAGAAAGTCAGAGCTCATGATTCTTTCGTTCTCGAATTGAATCCACGAACCAACGGCATTTCCATTCAGGCATTAAAGTCCAGCATTGACTTTTCGTCACTCCCCGTCCCACACGATATGCCAAATCAGACGTGAATGAAGAAACAACAAAGCAAAGTCTCTGACAGGTGGGTCACGAGACCAGCACAGCACCTCACATCATTGGCACCATTCACATAACTGTTTCACGTAGTATTTCAGTTTTTGGGGCGAAAGCGTCACGAGATTATCGTGTCATACAAAGTCTCCTCTTGCAAGTTGTGTATGTACAGTGCAGGTGTAGGATGTAACAGCAGCACTGACAACTGGGTCAAATTAAGTTGTTTTCTAGCCTGGGCCCGGGTGTCCGTGAGCCGTGAGGCGGAAGCGTTCGTATGCGTAGCGCCAGGCGGCCGCTCGTCTTGCAGTTGGAACCAACTGGTCCCGATTGTGCCCCCGCCACGCGTAGCGCTGTTCCATAGTCAACTTCCTCTCTCCATCCAGCCGTCCGTACCATCCAACGGCGGGAGATGCCCACCGGCAAACACCCGGTAAGCCCGTCTCTCTTGCCCGGGAAGCACAGGATCCCGGCCGTCGATCGGGCCTCTGCTTTGACCCGAACTGGTCCACCATCTGACCACCACCCGCTGCTCCCGGTTACCGCCTCGCCTTCTTTTATAATCCGACCTTCCTCGCGTCTCcctcacttcttcttcctcccccatttCCGTTGTCCGGCGAGCACCTATCTTATCTTGGGAGGGCGGTCGCGATGATGACCATGGATCTGATTGGAGGATACGGGAGGGCGGACGAGCAGGTGGCCatccaggaggcggcggcggcggggctgtgcgggatggagcacctcatCCTGCAGCTCTCCCGGACAGGCACCAGCGAGAGCTCGCCGGTTGGGTCGTCGGAGGCGCCGGAGCAGCAGGTAGACTGCCGGGAGATCACTGATATGACCGTGTCCAAGTTCAAGAAGGTGATTTCTATCCTCAACCACCGCACTGGCCACGCCAGGTTCCGGCGCGGGCCTGTGGTGGCGCAGTCCCAGGGCCCCGCCGTGTCCGAGCCGGCGCCGGTGAGGGCGTCTTCGTCGAGGTCCATGACCTTGGACTTCACCAAGGCGTCTTCCGGGTACGGAAACGACGCCGGGTTCAGCGTCTCGGCCGCGAGCTCATCCTTCATGTCGTCGGTGACCGGTGACGGGAGCGTGTCCAACGGACGCGGGGGCGGGTCCTCGCTGATGCTCCCGCCGCCACCTTCGGCCAGCTGCGGGAAACCGCCGCTGGCGTCCTCCGCGGCATCCACCGGCGCCGGTGCCGGGCAGAAGCGCAAGTGCCACGACCACGCGCACTCAGAGAACGTCGCCGGCGGAAAGTACGGCGCCTCCGGTGGCCGCTGCCACTGCTCCAAGCGCAGGTTAGTAGTCTAGCAGATTCGATTCACCCAGCGATGGATTTCGTTGTTCCGTTCTTCGTCTGCCGGTGTTATCCATGTTGCTGAAGAATGAATGATGGAACCGGCAGGAAATCCCGGGTTCGGCGGATGACTCGCGTGCCGGCGATCAGCTCGAAGGCGGCGGAGATCCCCGCGGACGACTTCTCGTGGCGCAAGTATGGCCAGAAGCCTATCAAGGGCTCCCCCTACCCACGGTGAGGCAGCATCCCTTCCCTCCACCATGTGTGACCATAGTAATCTTGGAGTTTGGGCAGTGAACTAACCACCAGTGAACTTGCTGGGTGATATGCATGCAGAGGTTACTACAAGTGCAGCACGGTGCGCGGGTGCCCGGCGCGGAAGCACGTGGAGCGTGACCCCAGCGACCCCTCCATGCTCATCGTGACCTACGAGGGCGAGCACCGGCACACCCCCGCGGACCAGGAGCCGCTCGCCCCGCTACCGGAGCTCTGAAATCTCTTTGCCATTACCGTCGTCCTCACATGTTAATTCAACTTAGCTTATGACCATGTTCCCTTCGTGACTGCTAGCTACCATATATTACTACTAATAAGTAAGCACTagaatttctttttcttttggccgCATCGGTTTAGTCGCACTAAGCATGTTGTAAAAGAACATGTGTAGTTGGAAGCTTTGAGCTTTGAAGAAGAAAAGGTGCGTGGTAGACAAGAGAAAGAGAAAGATGTGTTTCAGAGTTGGGTTTGATCCTCCCGTGGCTCGGGTTCTGGGGGGTCAAAAGAGGGCGGTGGTTGAACGGGCAAGTGCTTTTGGTCCCGGGTGGGGCCGGCGCGACAGGGACGGGTGGGGGGAAGCGGTCAAGGAACGCGGCAGGTGGTCCCTCTCGGCGCCGCTGGCGTCGTTGACTCGTGTTGCTCCAGCGGTGCTCTGTTCTGCTCGATTattgtttgtttgcttgcttggGCTCGTTTGGCGTGCGGTGCGGCTGGCTACGGCCACACCCGCCAGCCAGTGTGGACGTCCGGTCGATAGCGTCTTGGTTGGTTCGCCAACGGTGTCGTTGAAAATCGGGCGTTGAGCTTTAAAGCTGTTGCGCGGTGCTTTTTTCTTTTTGCGGGCAGTGCTGTTGCGCGGTGCTGATAGTGGCCCTGTTTGGATAATCTAACTTAATTAAAGGTTAGAATTAGATTCTAACCTTAAATCAACCCTAAACTAACTTTAATCAAAGAGCTGTTTGGATGATAGAGTTAGATTGATAATAAAtattctttctcaatcatttgactaatTTAGACCATGTTTGGATGGGAGGGGTAACTTTTTTTACTAATTTTTTTAGTGGGCCTAAGAGAACTAAATCAAATAAGCTCCTCTAGTGTGGGCTAGTTTTTTAGGGTGGGTTAGATCAAACTAACCCAtcatgtttggatatttttgggttatttgagccccaactaaccAAAACTAACTCTAACTTAGGGATCCAAACAGGACCAGTGTTGAATTTCCTTTCCTCCATTTAATTTAATACTAATGCTATATAGTGTCCGTCCGATCATGCAGCACTGCTGCTGCTGCGACCTCATCTAGAAACGCCGGGAATTTTACAGACTAAGACTTAACCAAGTCTTCGTCAAATGATATAGTATATAGAAAAACTAAGAGAAATTTTTTTGTACGGATCTTCATATAAAATCAAAGGATTATAGCATCAACTGGGACATGACGAAAGTCTCAGTCGACTATATACAACACTACCTTTTTATAGTGAGTGTTGTAGTGTCAAAACACTCTTTTACTATGAGATGAAGAGCATTAGTTAAATATATAAATAATAGCACTAGGTTCCTGCTAATTGTTTGTCTGTGACGCTGTCGACTGTCGTTTCACATAAGCCGGCATCGAATTCTTCAACAACTTTGAAGGGAGACTTTGGATTACACGATAAAAACAATAGGTGAAATGCTGACAGCAGTTGCACTTCGTGTTTTTCTTTTAAACAAGAAGTAGGCGCCCTCTTTGACTCACTCGATCCCATCTTTCCTCCTCATCTCTCCATGTGACGTGGGGTCACGACCTCCATGACTCGTTCCAGTGGCCGTGGCATCTTGTGCCTCGTCCTGTCCTCTAGTAGTATTTTTTCTGGTGGGGTTGGCTTGGCTTTTTGGAGTGCTGCGGTTAAGACTTGGTCCGATTTTGCTTGGATATGTTGCGGAAAAGGCATGGAAAGAGGCGGGGACTATCAACGTGGGTGGAGAGTGAGCCAAAGTCAAAAAGGGCATCTTTTCGGTTCATATGTTTCTATTGTGTGTTCGAGGGAGGTGCAGGTGGATTTGTTCGGTTTCGCGCGAATGTGTGCCCTGTTTCTACTCCCACCAACTTGCTGGATCTTCTACGGTGCCAacagcacgcacgcacgcacgcttaTATCTCTACTATATACTACTCCAtccgtttcaaaatataagtctttttaaagattctaataggtgactatatacaaagcaaaatgagtgaatctatattttaaaatatgtctatatatatccgtatgttgtaacctatttgaaatgtctaaaaagacttatatttcggaacggagggagtatatactactttaattaaaaagaacgtaaggtttTCATTTCATCTTATTTCCaacacccttcatccaaccttcctTGTATGATAATAAATCAACTTAATTTACTTATCTTGTAAACCAGTTCtattttaatttacttaccaaacttcagATCAAAATATAAAGTAATTCATGGGCAAAATTTAATGATCATTTGTTTACACAATCACATTATTATAGACAGGTAAATCACAAGCCAACGCGGTAGAAGATTTATATTTCATTGCAACGCACAGACATTGTTCTAGCACACAAAAAAATATTGAAGACTTGTGGCGTGTTTTGGTAGCATCCACCTTTTTTGCCGTCTTGCATATGTGACCTAGTTGCGCCTGATGGAGTGGATACATGGTAAAAATCATGTTGTGCACATAGTTTGGTAGTCTGCATCCTCTTTAGCCTGGCTGCAACGGAACACATGCATAGTGTTTGTTTATGGGCTTGTTCTAGGCAACACATGTTCGGTTAGATGCAACAAATGTTGTCCGGTAACCTCCCTTCAGAGTTAGCACACCCACAACCACGACATAGATAAATAGGCAAACCACAAACCCATAACTCAAGTTATAAACACACAGTTAAACACGTAACAGCTACGACAAAGGCTGAGACAATCCACGCAAAAAGTCTTAGGTACAGAGTGGACTTCCCAGGCATCCATGGTAAAGGCCTCGTCGTGCTTATTGCACATGGTCATCCACTTGACGCCCTCTTCGTCAAAGACAACCACCTTCAGGGTGTCGGGAGTCCCCAACTGGAAggtgattgatgacccacaagtataggggatcaatcgtagccctttcgataaataagagtgtcgaacccaacaaggagcagaaggaaatcacAAGCGCTTttaagcaaggtattttctgcaagcactgaaattatcagcaATAAATAGTTTGATATTGTAACAGGCAATAAGTAGTAatggtaacaaaggtgcagcaaggtagcccaatccttttttaggaaaggacaggccggaacggtctcttataataagcaaagcattcttgaggacacacagaaatttcatctagtcattttcatcatgtttgtttgattcatgttcgctactttgataatttgataggtgggtggaccggtgcttagatgttgttcttacttgagcaagcctcccacttatgattaactcctctcgcaagcatccgcaagtatgaaagaataattaagataaatctaaccatagcattaagcatatggatccaaatcagccccctacggaatagcgcataaactagggtttaagcttctatcactctagcaacccatcatctaattactactccataatgcattcccttaggaccaaagatggttaagtgtcatgtagtcggcgttcacataacaccactaaaggaaacaataacatacacatcatcaaaatactgaacgaataccaaattcacatgattacttatgacaagacttctcccgtgtccttaAGGACAAAAGTAACcattcacaaatcatattcatgttcaagatcagaggggtatgaaATAGCATCAAAGATCtgaacatttaatcttccaccaaataaaccaactagtatcaactacaagatgtagtcaacactactagcaatccacaagtaccaatatgagattttgatacaaagattgtgttggggatcgtagcagaaattcaaaattttctacgcatcaccaagatcaatctatggagtaatctagcaacgaggggaaggagagtgcatctacacacccttgtagatcgctaagcggaagcgttcaagtgaacggggttgatggagtcgtactcgccgtgatccaaatcaccgatgatcctagtgccgaacggacggcacctccgcgttcaacacacatgcagcccagtgacgtctcacatgccttgatctagcaaggagagagggagaggttggggaagactccgtccagcagaagcacgacggcgtggtggtggtggaggagcgtggtactccagcagggattcgccaagcaccgcaagagaagaggagggagaggggtagggctgcgccaagaaggagatgttctcgtgtgtatggcagcccaaaaccccactatatataggggaaagggaggggctgcgcccccacctaggtttccacccctaggggtggcggccagccctagatcccatctaggggggcggctaAGGGGGGAgaaaggggggcgcaccactaggtgggccttaggcccatctgagcctagggtttcccccttttcccttctctcttcgccttgggccctggtggggggggggggcgcaccagcccacctggggctggtaccctctcacacttggcccacgcagccctctggggcaggtagccccacctggtggacccccgggaccctcccagtggtcccggtacgttaccgatagcacccgaaacttttccggtgaccaaaacaggacttcccatatataaatctttacctccggaccattccggaactccttgtgatgtccgagatctcatccgggactccgaaaaacattcggtaaccacgtatatctattccctataaccctagcgtcatcgaaccttaagtgtgtagaccctacgggttcgggaaccatgcagacatgaccgagacacctcttcggccaataaccaacagcgggatctggatacccatgttggctcccacatgttccacgatgatctcatcggatgaaccacgatgtcaaggatttaatcaatcccgtattcaattccctttgtccagcggtattgtacttgcccgagattcgatcgtcggtatccgataccttgttcaatctcgttaccggcaagtctctttactcgttccgtaacacatcatcccgtgatcaactccttggtcacattgcgcatatgatgatgtcctaccgagtgggtccagagatacctctccgtcacacggagtgataaatcccagtctcgattcgtgccaacccaacagacactttcggagataccgtagtgtacctttatagccacccagttacgttgtgacgtttggcaccacccaaagcattcctacggtatccgctagttgcacaatctcatggtctaaggaaatgatacttgacattagaaaagctttagcatatgaactacacgatctttctgctaggcttaggattgggtcttgtccatcacatgattctcctaatgatgtgatcccgttatcaaagacatccaatgtccatggtcaggaaaccgtaaccatcaattgatcaacgagctagtcaactagaggcttactagggacatggtgttgtctttgtatccacacatgtatctgagtttcctatcaatacaattatagcatggataataaacaattatcatgaacaaggaaataaccaatttattattgcctctagggcatatttccaacagtctcccacttgcactagagtcaataatctagttcacatcgccatgtgattaacattcataggtcacatcgccatgtgaccaacatccaaagagtttactagagttcaataatctagttcacatcactatgtgattaacactcaatgagttctgggtttgatcatgttacttgtgagagaggttgtagtctacgggtctgtcacattcagatccgtatgtactttgcaaatctctatgctatatttggagccatttcaaataacggttctacttggagctattctaaattgttgctccattatacgtatccggtatctctactcagagctatccggataggtgttaagcttgcatcgacgtaactctttatgtcgaactctttatcacctccataaccgagaaacatatccttattcctctaaggataattttgaccgctatctggtgacctactcctagatcacctttgtaccctcttgctagacatgtggcaaggcacacatcaggtgcggtactcagcatggcataccatatagagcctatgacaaaagcataggggacgaccttcgtccttcctctttcttctgccgtggtcgagctttaagtcttaacttcataccttacaactcaggcaagaactccttctttggctgatccatcttgaacaccttcaagatcatgtcaaggtatgtgctcatttaaaagtaccattaagcattttttatctatccttatagatcttgatgctcaatgttcaagtagcttaatccaggttttccattgaaaaacacctttcaaataaccctatatgctttctagaaattctacatcatttcggatcaacaatatgtcatccacatatacttatcagaaatgttgtagtgctgccactcactttattgtaaatacaagtttctaacaaactttgtataaacccataaactttgattactccatcaaagtatatattccgactccaagatgcttgctctagtccatggaaggatcgctggagctagcataccttttagcatccttaggatcgacaaaacctttctgattgtatcacatacaacctttccttacgaaaactggtaaggaaacttgttttgacatccatctgccagatttcataaatgcagcttatgctaacatgattctgacggacttaagcatcgctacgggtgagaaaatctcatcgtagtcaactgcttgaacttgtgaaaaactcttcgccacaagtcgagcttcatagacgatgacattaccatccacgtccgtcttcttcttaaaatccacatgtacctaacagccttatgaccatcaagtagttcttccaaagtctacactttgttttcatacatggatcctctctcggtatggcctcgagccaattttcggaatccgggcccaccatcgcttctccatagcccataggttcatcgttgtccaacaacgtgacctttaagacagggttaccacttagaagttgtacacacccttgtcaacccatgaggttcgatagtaacttgatctgaagctccatgatcatcatcattagctttctcttcaactgaggcaggtgccacagaaacatttttcctgtgctgcgctactctctggttgaagtaaaggttcaacaaccttatcaagttctatcttcctcccactcaattctttcgagagaaacttttcctcgagaaaggacccgattcgagaaacaatccctattgctttcggatctgagacaggaggtatacccaacagttttgggtgtcctatgaagatgcatttatccgctttgggttcgagcttatcagcctgaaactttttcacataagcgtcgcagccccaaacttttaagaaatgacagcttaggtttctctaaaccatagttcatatggtgtcatctcatcggaattacgtggtgccctatttaaagtgaatgtggttgtctctaatgcctaacccataaactatcgtggtaattcgat
The window above is part of the Triticum aestivum cultivar Chinese Spring chromosome 2A, IWGSC CS RefSeq v2.1, whole genome shotgun sequence genome. Proteins encoded here:
- the LOC101290620 gene encoding WRKY transcription factor WRKY51, yielding MMTMDLIGGYGRADEQVAIQEAAAAGLCGMEHLILQLSRTGTSESSPVGSSEAPEQQVDCREITDMTVSKFKKVISILNHRTGHARFRRGPVVAQSQGPAVSEPAPVRASSSRSMTLDFTKASSGYGNDAGFSVSAASSSFMSSVTGDGSVSNGRGGGSSLMLPPPPSASCGKPPLASSAASTGAGAGQKRKCHDHAHSENVAGGKYGASGGRCHCSKRRKSRVRRMTRVPAISSKAAEIPADDFSWRKYGQKPIKGSPYPRGYYKCSTVRGCPARKHVERDPSDPSMLIVTYEGEHRHTPADQEPLAPLPEL